Proteins from a single region of Theobroma cacao cultivar B97-61/B2 chromosome 10, Criollo_cocoa_genome_V2, whole genome shotgun sequence:
- the LOC18586740 gene encoding putative pentatricopeptide repeat-containing protein At3g08820 translates to MLSTLNSATSSCSTVTEITKRILGGFTSVRHLKHVHAALFRLGLHQHNYLLNIILKATFHFGQTNYACLIFNQTKQPNIYLWNTMIQGLVSGDCFLEAAQFYASMRSQGFLPNSFTFPFVLKAYARLLDLQLGIRIHALVVKLGFDCDIFVKTSLLCLYAKCGCLDRAIKVFDDIPEKNVVSWTAMISGYIDVGRYREAVNMFSKLLEMGLRPDSFSLVRVLAACAHLGDLNSGEWIDRSITQFGLSRDVFVATSVVDMYAKCGNMEKARLAFDGIPEKDIVTWSTMIQGYASNGLPKEALDLFFQMQKEKLAPDCYVMVGVLSACARLGALELGDWASKLMDRAQFLSNPVLGTALIDMFAKCGSIAQAFEIFKRMKEKDLVVWNAAISGLAMNGHVKAAFGLFSQMEKSGVLPNGNTFIGLLCCCTHVGLVDDGHRYFDSMSRVFSLTPTIEHYGCMVDLLGRAGLLDEAHQLIKNMPMEANSIVWGALLGGCRLHKDTQLVEHVLKKLIELEPWNSGNYVLLSNIYSASHKWNDAAKIRSIMNERGIQKVPGYSWIEVNGVVHEFLVGDKSHPLSEMIYTKLGELAKELKAAGYVPTTEYVLFDIEEEEKEHFLGCHSEKLAIAFGLISTAPTDVIRVVKNLRVCGDCHEVIKLFSRVTGREIIVRDNNRFHHFIGGSCSCGDYW, encoded by the coding sequence ATGTTAAGCACCCTCAACTCAGCAACTTCATCGTGTTCGACAGTTACAGAGATCACGAAACGCATCCTTGGAGGCTTCACATCCGTCAGACACCTCAAGCATGTTCACGCTGCGCTTTTCCGTCTTGGGCTTCACCAACACAACTATCTTCTCAACATCATCTTGAAAGCTACCTTTCATTTTGGTCAAACCAATTATGCTTGTCTTATCTTCAATCAAACTAAGCAACCCAACATTTATCTCTGGAACACAATGATTCAGGGCCTTGTTTCCGGCGATTGCTTTCTCGAAGCTGCGCAATTTTATGCTTCTATGCGTAGCCAAGGCTTCTTGCCCAACAGTTTCacatttccttttgttctcAAGGCTTATGCCaggcttttggatttgcagtTGGGTATCAGAATCCATGCCCTCGTTGTCAAACTAGGCTTTGATTGTGATATCTTTGTTAAGACCAGTTTGCTCTGTTTGTACGCAAAATGCGGATGTTTGGATCGCGCAATTAAGGTGTTTGATGATATTCCAGAGAAGAATGTCGTTTCTTGGACAGCCATGATTAGTGGGTACATTGATGTTGGACGGTACAGAGAAGCGGTTAATATGTTTAGTAAGTTGTTAGAGATGGGTTTGAGGCCTGATAGTTTCAGCCTTGTTAGAGTTCTGGCAGCTTGTGCTCACTTAGGGGATTTGAATAGTGGAGAGTGGATTGACAGATCTATAACACAGTTTGGATTGAGCAGAGATGTGTTTGTCGCAACCTCTGTAGTGGATATGTATGCTAAGTGTGGAAACATGGAGAAAGCGCGCCTTGCCTTTGACGGGATTCCTGAGAAGGATATAGTTACTTGGAGCACAATGATTCAAGGTTATGCATCTAATGGACTCCCAAAAGAAGCACTAGACCTCTTCTTCCAAATGCAGAAAGAGAAATTGGCACCTGATTGTTATGTTATGGTCGGAGTTCTTTCTGCTTGTGCTAGATTAGGAGCTCTAGAATTAGGGGACTGGGCTAGCAAGTTAATGGACAGAGCTCAGTTTTTGTCTAACCCTGTACTAGGTACTGCATTAATTGATATGTTTGCAAAATGTGGGAGCATAGCTCAAGCTTTTGAAATCTTTAAGAGGATGAAGGAGAAAGATCTCGTAGTTTGGAATGCTGCAATATCTGGGCTTGCGATGAATGGACATGTTAAAGCTGCATTTGGTCTTTTTAGCCAAATGGAAAAATCAGGTGTTCTACCTAATGGGAACACTTTCATTGGCTTGCTTTGTTGCTGTACTCATGTTGGTCTGGTTGATGATGGTCACCGGTATTTTGATAGCATGAGTCGTGTCTTTTCTTTGACTCCTACTATTGAGCATTATGGGTGCATGGTGGATCTTCTAGGCCGTGCAGGTTTGTTAGATGAAGCTCATCAGTTGATCAAAAATATGCCGATGGAGGCCAATTCTATTGTTTGGGGAGCCTTGCTGGGTGGATGTAGACTGCACAAGGATACCCAGTTAGTGGAACATGTACTAAAGAAACTCATTGAGTTAGAACCATGGAATTCAGGAAATTATGTCCTCTTATCAAACATATATTCAGCAAGTCATAAATGGAATGATGCTGCAAAAATTAGGTCAATCATGAATGAGAGAGGAATACAAAAAGTACCAGGATACAGTTGGATTGAAGTAAATGGGGTTGTTCATGAATTCCTTGTGGGTGATAAATCTCATCCCTTGTCCGAAATGATATACACAAAACTTGGTGAATTGGCCAAGGAACTTAAAGCAGCTGGTTATGTTCCAACCACAGAATATGTGTTGTTTGACatagaagaggaagaaaaagagcattttCTTGGTTGCCATAGTGAGAAGCTGGCCATTGCATTTGGTTTAATCAGCACTGCTCCAACAGATGTAATTCGAGTTGTTAAAAACCTTCGTGTATGTGGTGATTGTCATGAGGTCATAAAGCTTTTTTCAAGGGTTACAGGAAGAGAGATAATTGTTAGGGATAATAACAgatttcatcatttcatcgGCGGTTCATGCTCTTGTGGAGACTATTGgtga